In Pseudodesulfovibrio sp. JC047, a genomic segment contains:
- a CDS encoding sigma-54 dependent transcriptional regulator has product MTETRTTDQSTHSQRTGITSFITRKLGLRGKLLLALLPPIVAILLVTGYASYTVSEDFIDIALERSVKMHTLAMAHEVETVLDHCRIDLLFFAHGSMEPQALRATLEKRVHSGGPQYFELTYIPASGGRPFSLVHHAGKILEIPAEDFDSIQPNPFEELGKIGTLKQGHVLPSDIIETVYPIPCDTATNRYVKTRVLRLYTYFPGDETSPPGILYLSIKAKDIRNILSWYNSEESPLWAFPRSDELRFSYFLNIDGWMLFQSENYTKTDEKLTTYLARENYSGTLGKDGHTAAFRPNENHGRYWDAVNDIRNGKNGLTQVADKRVGQSVVNSFYFSYAPVRFWGDGSDTPTPFGGVIFVDRSQLPIIAGYKNLDVMLFVTAGAIILISCLVFWFGRILTRPIHALATSLDSLNSLEEMEEIDLPYSGADITRLQKAINVIIRKVKQQVVEIQVKDETILNVNKRERASLKRERELLAEVELSRIPEIIGTGPAISAMKVNILKAAQVDVDVFISGETGTGKQLVAEAIHAHSVHADNPFIAINCGALDENLLLDALFGHVKGAFSEAKDDRNGAFIEADGGTLFLDEIQSASPKVQQSLLRAIASRKIKPLGSDKEQSVNVRIIAATNVDIPDLIEQRSFREDLYYRLKVVSIATPALREQKENIPLLAVYYLTQAEQLAGRENLDLSKGALAKLVHYQWPGNVRELVNCITRAAVMAENDIIQAEEIRLENDNTPPSQPTAPPEPGPQTADTAPPYETLPAKKPCPSTASLNARQKEAWPHIQKQKAVTRKEYQELVSGHLPTRTAIYDLQDFVKRGLLVKQGKGPSTRYEVVTQ; this is encoded by the coding sequence ATGACAGAGACCCGCACGACCGATCAATCCACGCACTCACAACGCACTGGAATCACATCGTTCATCACCCGCAAACTCGGGCTGCGCGGGAAACTGCTGCTGGCCCTGCTCCCCCCCATTGTGGCCATCCTCCTGGTGACAGGATACGCCTCCTATACCGTCTCCGAAGACTTCATCGACATCGCGCTAGAACGATCCGTCAAGATGCACACGCTGGCCATGGCCCACGAAGTCGAAACGGTTCTCGACCACTGTCGAATCGATCTGCTTTTCTTTGCCCATGGCAGCATGGAACCGCAGGCATTACGCGCCACACTGGAAAAACGCGTCCATTCCGGTGGTCCCCAATATTTCGAACTGACGTACATTCCGGCCTCGGGCGGACGCCCGTTCTCGCTGGTCCATCACGCAGGAAAAATTCTGGAAATTCCCGCCGAAGATTTCGACTCGATACAACCAAACCCCTTTGAGGAACTGGGAAAAATAGGGACACTGAAACAAGGGCATGTCCTGCCTTCGGATATCATTGAAACCGTCTATCCCATCCCCTGCGACACCGCGACTAATCGCTACGTCAAAACCCGCGTACTTCGGTTGTATACCTATTTCCCCGGCGATGAGACATCCCCTCCCGGCATTTTGTATCTTTCCATAAAAGCCAAGGACATCCGAAACATTCTCTCCTGGTACAATTCAGAAGAGTCTCCACTCTGGGCCTTTCCACGAAGTGATGAACTCCGTTTCAGCTATTTTCTGAACATTGATGGCTGGATGCTTTTTCAGTCGGAAAACTACACGAAAACAGATGAAAAACTGACCACCTACCTTGCCCGGGAGAACTACAGTGGCACGCTCGGCAAAGACGGACATACTGCGGCATTTCGTCCCAACGAGAACCATGGTCGATACTGGGATGCGGTCAACGACATCCGCAATGGGAAAAACGGACTCACCCAGGTTGCGGATAAACGAGTCGGTCAATCTGTGGTCAATTCATTCTATTTCAGCTATGCCCCGGTCCGTTTCTGGGGCGACGGCAGCGACACCCCCACCCCCTTCGGTGGCGTGATCTTTGTTGACAGAAGCCAACTTCCAATCATCGCAGGCTATAAGAATCTTGATGTCATGCTCTTTGTCACTGCGGGTGCCATCATCCTGATTTCATGTCTTGTTTTCTGGTTTGGACGCATTCTCACCCGCCCGATTCATGCTCTGGCAACCAGTCTGGACTCATTGAATTCACTGGAAGAAATGGAAGAGATCGACCTCCCATACAGCGGGGCGGACATCACGCGTCTGCAAAAAGCGATCAATGTCATCATTCGAAAGGTCAAACAACAGGTGGTTGAAATTCAAGTCAAGGATGAAACGATCCTGAACGTCAACAAACGGGAACGCGCCTCGCTCAAACGGGAGCGCGAACTCCTGGCCGAGGTCGAATTAAGCCGCATCCCGGAGATCATCGGCACCGGCCCGGCCATTTCCGCCATGAAAGTCAATATTCTGAAGGCGGCACAGGTTGACGTTGACGTTTTCATCTCCGGTGAAACCGGTACGGGCAAACAATTGGTTGCCGAAGCCATCCACGCGCACAGTGTTCACGCGGACAACCCGTTCATAGCCATCAACTGTGGTGCATTGGATGAGAATCTCCTGCTCGACGCCTTGTTCGGGCACGTCAAGGGCGCGTTCTCCGAAGCCAAGGATGACCGAAACGGCGCATTCATCGAAGCCGATGGCGGCACGCTGTTCCTGGATGAAATCCAATCCGCTTCTCCCAAAGTCCAGCAATCTCTTCTCAGGGCCATTGCCTCGCGCAAGATCAAGCCACTTGGAAGTGATAAGGAACAGTCGGTCAATGTCCGCATCATTGCAGCCACAAACGTGGATATTCCCGATCTCATTGAACAAAGGTCCTTCCGCGAAGACCTGTATTACCGGCTTAAAGTGGTCTCCATTGCGACCCCGGCACTCCGGGAACAAAAGGAAAATATCCCGCTTCTCGCCGTATACTATCTGACACAGGCCGAACAACTTGCGGGCCGGGAAAACCTCGACCTGAGCAAGGGAGCCCTCGCCAAACTGGTCCACTATCAATGGCCCGGCAATGTTCGTGAATTGGTCAACTGCATTACCAGAGCCGCTGTCATGGCGGAAAACGACATTATTCAAGCCGAAGAAATCCGGCTGGAAAATGACAACACGCCCCCCAGTCAGCCGACCGCGCCGCCCGAGCCAGGACCTCAAACAGCAGACACGGCCCCCCCGTACGAAACGCTACCAGCCAAGAAACCATGTCCATCCACCGCTTCGCTCAATGCTCGACAAAAGGAAGCCTGGCCGCACATCCAGAAACAAAAAGCCGTCACCCGCAAGGAATATCAAGAACTGGTCAGCGGGCATCTGCCCACGCGCACAGCGATTTACGACCTTCAGGACTTCGTCAAACGAGGCCTGCTTGTCAAACAAGGGAAAGGGCCATCCACTCGATACGAAGTGGTCACGCAGTAA
- a CDS encoding sensor histidine kinase — MNKKTMFSRVHRLLFLTMIMVPAVPLCLAAGIGFFSYVDTTNTFATDAIEQVAVDHRNMITVFLDERRADLESILALVQVESLSGPEGQKEMGRVLRASGGVFQDMGIIDPEGIQTAYSGPYALVGKRYSAAAWYRETRKHGYYVSDVFLGYRNVPHFVVAVARRIQGRIWVLRATIDSKLFGRLVEQVSIGDSGEAYILNKDGVFQTDRRSYGDLLEQDGFVYPSQDSSVMTFTGTDTDVDYLFASATMNDGKWRLIVRQKKDEAFQSTMFAVYTVVLILLCGGVVIVVLAVVVSRRVLDTLKRQAEEVDILENQLLQAARLAELGEMAAGFAHEINNPLQVMKTDTALLELTLGDLEEKGTDASLCDEAREVVEQFSIQIGRCAAITREILRFGRHDAPELQPLALPTYIPEVGAMVQGKAEVHGIDLRFDVDENVPIIAADPGQLQQVLINLLNNAIYAVVDRHGPEGGEISVSVRNVQGSAVIRVADNGTGMSQDVQSKIFLPFYTTKPPGQGTGMGLPVCHTIIDSLGGELTVESTRGQGTTFVMSIPGLSMRR, encoded by the coding sequence ATGAATAAAAAAACCATGTTTTCTCGGGTGCACCGGCTGCTTTTTTTGACGATGATAATGGTTCCGGCTGTCCCTTTGTGTCTGGCTGCGGGTATCGGGTTCTTTTCCTATGTGGACACCACGAATACCTTTGCCACCGACGCCATTGAACAGGTCGCGGTAGACCACCGGAACATGATCACTGTCTTCCTTGACGAACGGCGGGCCGACCTTGAATCCATTCTCGCCCTTGTGCAGGTTGAATCCTTGTCTGGTCCCGAAGGACAAAAAGAGATGGGGCGTGTTTTGCGTGCTTCGGGCGGGGTTTTTCAGGATATGGGGATTATCGATCCCGAGGGAATACAGACAGCATATAGCGGGCCGTATGCCCTGGTTGGCAAGCGGTATTCAGCCGCTGCTTGGTATCGTGAAACCCGCAAACACGGGTATTATGTGAGTGACGTGTTTCTTGGATACCGGAATGTGCCGCATTTTGTTGTTGCCGTGGCCCGGCGTATTCAGGGACGAATCTGGGTCTTGCGGGCCACGATTGATTCCAAATTGTTTGGGCGGCTGGTGGAACAGGTCAGTATCGGCGATTCCGGTGAAGCCTATATCCTGAATAAAGACGGGGTGTTTCAGACTGATCGACGATCGTATGGAGATCTACTTGAACAGGACGGTTTTGTTTATCCTTCACAGGATTCATCGGTAATGACGTTTACCGGAACCGATACGGATGTGGACTATCTTTTTGCTTCGGCAACCATGAATGACGGCAAGTGGCGCTTGATTGTCCGTCAGAAAAAGGACGAGGCGTTTCAATCCACCATGTTCGCCGTGTATACTGTCGTGTTGATCCTGTTGTGTGGCGGAGTGGTCATTGTTGTGCTCGCAGTGGTTGTCAGTCGTCGCGTGCTGGATACCTTGAAGCGACAGGCTGAAGAGGTTGATATTCTGGAAAATCAATTGCTTCAGGCGGCACGATTGGCGGAACTTGGCGAGATGGCTGCGGGCTTTGCCCATGAAATCAATAATCCGCTTCAGGTGATGAAAACCGATACCGCGTTGTTGGAATTGACCTTGGGTGACCTCGAAGAAAAAGGGACGGATGCGAGTCTGTGTGATGAAGCTCGGGAAGTTGTCGAACAGTTCTCCATCCAGATCGGCCGATGCGCGGCGATCACGCGTGAGATTCTCCGTTTTGGTCGTCATGATGCGCCGGAATTACAGCCGTTGGCATTACCCACGTATATCCCCGAAGTCGGGGCCATGGTCCAGGGGAAGGCTGAGGTCCATGGAATCGATTTGCGGTTTGACGTGGATGAGAATGTTCCCATTATTGCCGCTGATCCCGGGCAGTTGCAGCAGGTGCTTATCAATTTGTTGAATAACGCCATTTATGCCGTGGTTGACCGACATGGTCCCGAAGGCGGTGAAATTTCCGTCTCTGTCAGAAACGTGCAGGGCAGTGCGGTTATCCGGGTGGCTGACAACGGGACCGGAATGTCTCAGGATGTGCAAAGCAAGATATTCCTGCCATTTTACACGACAAAACCTCCGGGACAGGGCACGGGCATGGGACTTCCCGTCTGCCATACCATTATCGATTCACTCGGTGGTGAATTGACCGTGGAAAGCACCCGGGGTCAAGGGACAACCTTTGTCATGAGTATTCCCGGTCTGTCCATGCGCCGATGA
- a CDS encoding response regulator has translation MEQLKILLVDDEERLLVTTKKLFEKMGIYALTASSGKSALQVLEEQEVHVVFLDIKMPGMDGMETLQRIKKNYPLMEVIILTGHATMETAVECLKLGALDYLIKPVSMKDFLEKAEAAFEKVTLQKQKIHSARMVETTGGQDGLR, from the coding sequence ATGGAACAATTGAAAATCTTACTTGTGGACGATGAGGAGCGGTTGCTCGTCACGACAAAAAAACTTTTCGAGAAAATGGGCATTTATGCCCTGACTGCCTCGTCCGGCAAGAGTGCGCTCCAGGTGCTGGAAGAACAGGAAGTGCATGTCGTGTTTCTCGACATCAAGATGCCCGGCATGGATGGCATGGAAACCTTGCAGCGCATCAAGAAGAATTACCCCCTCATGGAAGTCATCATCCTGACGGGACACGCCACCATGGAGACAGCGGTGGAGTGTCTCAAACTCGGGGCGTTGGACTATCTCATCAAACCTGTCAGCATGAAGGATTTTCTGGAAAAGGCGGAAGCAGCCTTTGAGAAAGTGACCCTTCAGAAACAGAAAATTCATTCTGCCCGAATGGTTGAAACAACCGGTGGGCAGGATGGTCTGCGTTAG
- a CDS encoding response regulator, with protein MVKIKVLMVDDEERFRTTTAKILARKGFETILAESGKEALDKLDQKPDVVILDVKMSGLDGHATLKLIKEREPDIPIIMLTGHGDVPGARKAYETGAFDYLAKPCAVDLLSVKIHDAYEYATKVAYIEKSAGDIMIPLERYTKIDINSTVRDAIDALDTAMREFMATDRLMDTGHRSVVVTGSNHTVVGLLSPLDLIDAIRPGYLSAPKPSMADSLQYSAMFWQGLFTSRVKEIVNTPVRTFMSDALPVIDVEANLMEVANTMVTLPARRMLVQAHGKDVGIVREQELFYEVAKIISSS; from the coding sequence ATGGTTAAAATCAAGGTCCTCATGGTTGACGATGAGGAACGCTTCCGTACCACGACGGCTAAGATATTGGCTCGCAAAGGATTTGAAACGATTCTTGCGGAGAGTGGTAAAGAGGCATTGGACAAATTGGATCAGAAACCCGATGTGGTCATTCTGGATGTCAAGATGAGCGGGTTGGATGGTCATGCCACCCTGAAACTCATCAAGGAACGAGAGCCTGACATCCCGATCATCATGTTGACCGGGCACGGCGATGTCCCGGGCGCGCGCAAGGCCTATGAAACGGGGGCGTTTGATTATCTGGCCAAACCGTGTGCCGTGGATTTGCTGAGTGTCAAGATTCATGACGCCTACGAATATGCGACCAAGGTTGCATATATCGAAAAAAGTGCGGGGGACATCATGATTCCCCTCGAACGATACACGAAAATCGACATCAACAGCACGGTCCGTGACGCTATCGACGCCCTTGATACGGCCATGCGTGAATTCATGGCAACGGATCGACTGATGGATACGGGCCACCGTTCCGTGGTGGTGACCGGGTCCAATCATACTGTGGTCGGTCTGCTCAGTCCTTTGGACCTCATTGATGCGATCAGGCCCGGATACCTTTCGGCACCGAAACCGTCGATGGCCGATTCCCTGCAATATTCCGCCATGTTCTGGCAGGGGCTGTTCACATCCCGCGTCAAGGAGATCGTCAATACGCCTGTTCGGACGTTCATGTCCGATGCGCTTCCCGTCATCGATGTCGAGGCCAATCTCATGGAAGTGGCCAACACCATGGTGACACTTCCTGCTCGACGCATGTTGGTTCAGGCCCATGGCAAGGATGTCGGCATCGTTCGTGAACAGGAGCTGTTCTACGAGGTCGCAAAGATCATTTCGTCCAGCTGA
- a CDS encoding DASS family sodium-coupled anion symporter, with protein MAQEKKKATGYDKYVNWKLLIIPVIIFAVIVLLPTPDGMKNVGMQYSVGPKVVTQFIAMELFGKKSADCEQWQVLTARMMEQNMRMGALSKDRFVKRDLKWAKKYKIPVDSANFQRSLQYIVDSVPTETYLSIMQEAFKLRTTGLNYDVLSDRDKANADDGAWNIKVSIALVVFVVFCFMTECMPLPGVAFCIGLILVFSGVVSRSQVAGLYWSDACWFIMGSLMFAAAFVKTGVDKRMCLMMFRKLAVPNVRWITLIFFIVISPLAAFISDHALAAMFLPIGMLLYQNSLTDEVPEDKELAKMLMIAIAMACNIGGPGAPSGGARNVIMMTYLSDMFGMDIGYAQWIAYCMPFVIVMIPCTWLVTNMVFKPRITSLAPAMRHLEGEIDKMGRWNKHQIWAMVIFVIMVFGWFTEKAFYNMGIYPIRLGIGVIAVGGAVAYLLAGVVNWRDYQEKVDWGVVWLYAGAIIFGRTLDKTGAAYWLAQSVIDMLAPLGMSEGIPLMLTSNGLTAVLTNLMADGPAAAAVGPITLNLASIVHPGTTFLPFMAMSTAVASSFAYCLIIGTPPNAIVYASGYLEPKDYVRIGIPMWFIANIVIVLLTAVYWCGIGFNDLPSF; from the coding sequence ATGGCTCAAGAAAAGAAAAAGGCGACCGGGTATGACAAGTATGTCAACTGGAAGCTCCTGATAATTCCGGTGATTATTTTTGCGGTAATTGTCCTGTTGCCGACGCCTGATGGAATGAAAAATGTCGGTATGCAGTATTCTGTTGGCCCAAAAGTTGTGACGCAATTTATCGCCATGGAATTGTTCGGAAAGAAGAGCGCGGATTGCGAACAATGGCAGGTTTTGACTGCCCGAATGATGGAACAGAACATGCGCATGGGCGCGTTGTCCAAGGATCGGTTTGTGAAGCGTGATCTGAAATGGGCAAAAAAGTACAAGATTCCAGTTGATTCAGCGAATTTTCAACGGTCCCTTCAATACATTGTGGATTCTGTGCCTACTGAAACCTACCTTTCGATCATGCAGGAAGCCTTCAAGCTGCGGACAACCGGTTTGAATTATGACGTCCTGTCGGATCGAGACAAGGCCAACGCGGACGACGGAGCCTGGAATATCAAGGTGTCCATCGCCTTGGTGGTCTTTGTGGTCTTCTGTTTCATGACCGAGTGCATGCCGCTCCCGGGCGTGGCCTTTTGTATCGGGTTGATTCTCGTTTTTTCCGGGGTGGTTTCGCGAAGTCAGGTGGCGGGGTTGTATTGGTCGGACGCCTGTTGGTTTATCATGGGTTCCCTCATGTTTGCGGCGGCGTTTGTCAAAACCGGCGTCGATAAGCGCATGTGTCTGATGATGTTCCGCAAATTGGCTGTGCCAAATGTGCGGTGGATCACCCTGATTTTCTTTATCGTCATTTCTCCGCTTGCGGCGTTCATTTCGGACCACGCCCTGGCGGCCATGTTCCTGCCCATCGGTATGTTGCTGTACCAGAATAGCCTGACGGACGAGGTTCCCGAAGACAAGGAACTGGCCAAGATGCTGATGATCGCCATTGCCATGGCGTGTAACATCGGTGGTCCGGGTGCTCCGTCCGGCGGTGCCCGTAACGTTATCATGATGACATACCTGAGTGACATGTTCGGCATGGACATCGGGTACGCGCAGTGGATCGCCTATTGTATGCCGTTTGTCATCGTGATGATTCCCTGCACCTGGCTGGTGACCAATATGGTCTTTAAGCCTCGGATCACGTCCCTTGCCCCGGCCATGCGCCATTTGGAAGGGGAAATCGACAAGATGGGGCGATGGAACAAGCACCAGATCTGGGCCATGGTTATTTTTGTCATCATGGTCTTTGGCTGGTTCACGGAAAAGGCGTTTTACAACATGGGTATTTATCCCATCCGCCTCGGCATCGGTGTCATCGCGGTTGGCGGTGCCGTGGCTTATTTGTTGGCCGGTGTGGTCAACTGGCGTGACTATCAGGAAAAAGTCGATTGGGGTGTTGTCTGGTTATACGCGGGCGCGATCATTTTTGGTCGAACCCTCGACAAGACCGGTGCAGCCTATTGGCTGGCCCAATCCGTTATCGACATGCTGGCCCCGCTGGGCATGAGCGAAGGAATCCCCTTGATGCTCACTTCCAACGGATTGACAGCCGTGTTGACGAACCTGATGGCCGATGGTCCGGCTGCTGCCGCTGTTGGTCCCATTACCTTGAATCTGGCGAGTATCGTGCATCCGGGCACGACGTTCCTGCCGTTCATGGCGATGTCCACCGCTGTGGCGTCATCCTTTGCCTATTGTCTGATTATCGGCACGCCGCCCAACGCCATCGTGTATGCGTCCGGGTATCTGGAGCCAAAGGATTACGTTCGAATCGGTATCCCCATGTGGTTTATCGCTAATATCGTGATCGTGCTTCTGACGGCCGTCTATTGGTGCGGCATCGGCTTCAACGATTTGCCCTCGTTCTGA
- a CDS encoding YIP1 family protein, protein MKASCVAETKMGIREYFDVIFAVIRSPVRYFEGVAEESGSRRALVFLMISAVFYCSVSMAYFFENSLTMGVVMMMNAVLMPALGAVFSFILLGMSGRGKISYGRVFNVYAYASGAVMVISWIPGLAIVMEPVRAVLVGVGLYKVTGISKLKAALIVVTTAVLLLMFFWAAAPLVFEMRTLFS, encoded by the coding sequence ATGAAAGCATCATGTGTCGCTGAAACGAAAATGGGCATCAGAGAATATTTTGACGTCATTTTTGCGGTCATTCGGTCGCCAGTTCGATATTTTGAAGGGGTTGCCGAGGAGTCCGGGTCACGCCGCGCCCTGGTTTTCCTGATGATTTCCGCCGTGTTCTATTGTTCTGTCAGCATGGCCTATTTTTTCGAAAATTCACTGACCATGGGGGTGGTCATGATGATGAATGCCGTCCTCATGCCCGCGCTCGGAGCCGTGTTCAGCTTCATTCTTCTCGGCATGAGCGGTCGGGGGAAAATCTCCTATGGCCGGGTTTTCAATGTCTATGCCTATGCCAGCGGCGCGGTCATGGTGATTTCATGGATTCCGGGATTGGCTATTGTCATGGAGCCGGTTCGGGCCGTGCTTGTCGGTGTGGGGCTGTACAAGGTGACTGGGATCAGCAAGCTCAAGGCCGCACTGATTGTTGTGACCACGGCAGTGTTGCTGCTGATGTTCTTCTGGGCGGCAGCCCCGTTGGTTTTTGAAATGCGAACACTATTTTCGTGA
- a CDS encoding response regulator, translated as MQKIKLLLVDDEKDFLTVYARRFIRRNADITLASSGQEALQAIRDAEFDVVILDVLMPEMNGIETLRRIKAIKPDLPVIILTGHASSKAMIEGMDIGAFDFLIKPVGTDELYFRVLDAVRSRRQAQE; from the coding sequence ATGCAGAAAATCAAATTGCTTCTTGTTGATGATGAAAAGGATTTTTTGACGGTGTACGCGCGGCGGTTCATCCGCCGAAATGCCGATATCACACTGGCTTCGAGCGGCCAGGAAGCACTTCAGGCTATCCGAGATGCGGAGTTTGACGTGGTGATTCTGGATGTTCTGATGCCGGAAATGAATGGCATTGAAACCCTTCGGCGGATCAAGGCCATCAAGCCTGACTTGCCAGTGATCATTTTGACCGGCCATGCCAGCTCCAAGGCCATGATCGAGGGCATGGATATCGGGGCATTTGATTTTCTGATCAAGCCGGTTGGGACGGATGAGTTGTATTTCAGGGTGCTGGATGCAGTCAGGTCCAGACGTCAGGCGCAGGAGTAA
- a CDS encoding PEP/pyruvate-binding domain-containing protein produces MQTLFKTLFKCIRRSPSGQDEDRDRFLAKTENFRLLLAANNKALEGMAQATEDAQSSAVFSMAHVRAQCLMIASNVRQMIERLCLMAPGRYDALRDVFNARVLAMEKAMDEGALVDDGPLVLEMEDICADSVPQTGAKMAMLGEVRAALGVEVPRGFSITAASFGRIMEQTGLGDEINRLIQIHDSDTLDGLRLLEESIRHAIDMTVIPQDIEQAVKKSCQIFGKVRLAVRSSAIGEDSEDASFAGQFASKLGVKADDVLEAYRRVVASAYSSTAMSYRLNRGLRDDAVIMCVACMEMINAKAGGVVYTRSPMGRHDRQVLVNAVPGLPSAVVDGSSLVDSWVVDRESLTILDRHIAVKDVCHGVATNGRIIRERLSGERSGAPSVDDTFVKELVQQALRIERYFTHPQDIEWALADDGRLVFLQCRPLAVCEPHDEVPSEMERTEDAGAILFDACDVASPGVAGGPVFPVAADEDMSQFPDGGVVVSRSARPQLSVLMAHASALVTDYGSSVGHLANVAREFGIPYLIAGPGAFEQLSGVGVVTVNAMNGTISLGLRQSQLDAAVTTDSVVLGNDVRMALQRVLPCLVPLSLTDPESPDFVPENCVSLHDITRFCHEKAVNEMFMGGERLTSNARKLVGKTPTQYWLIDIGGGTVETADTARVTLNDIRSNAMQAVWRGMTAIPWDGPPPVAAGGLMAVLSEAASNPALTPGMANSMGERNYFIVGRQYCNLQSRFGFHFCTIEGFAGDDPTENYALFQFKGGGADMARRSRRTAMIGTLLERHGFIVEIRDDALFARIEGVEADAVEQALVVAGYLLVHTRQVDMVCADIASIDRYKQKFSTDINALLSGKMTDIHDWRCGA; encoded by the coding sequence ATGCAGACCCTTTTCAAGACGCTGTTCAAGTGTATTCGTCGATCACCGTCCGGACAGGATGAAGACCGGGATCGGTTCTTGGCGAAAACCGAAAATTTCCGCCTGTTGCTGGCCGCCAACAACAAGGCTCTTGAGGGCATGGCTCAGGCCACTGAGGATGCGCAGTCGAGCGCGGTTTTCAGCATGGCGCATGTTCGGGCGCAGTGTTTGATGATCGCCTCCAACGTGCGGCAGATGATCGAGCGGCTGTGCCTGATGGCTCCGGGCCGATATGACGCACTCCGGGATGTTTTCAATGCGCGTGTTCTGGCCATGGAAAAGGCCATGGACGAAGGCGCACTGGTCGATGACGGGCCGCTCGTCCTTGAAATGGAGGATATCTGTGCTGATTCCGTACCGCAGACCGGGGCCAAAATGGCCATGCTCGGCGAAGTCCGGGCCGCCCTTGGTGTGGAAGTCCCCCGTGGCTTTTCCATCACGGCAGCGTCTTTTGGACGCATCATGGAACAGACCGGGCTTGGTGATGAAATCAATCGACTGATTCAAATTCACGACAGTGATACTTTGGATGGATTGCGACTCCTGGAGGAAAGCATCAGACACGCCATTGATATGACAGTGATTCCACAGGACATCGAACAGGCCGTGAAGAAAAGTTGTCAGATATTCGGGAAGGTCCGGTTGGCCGTGCGCAGCAGCGCGATTGGTGAGGATTCCGAAGACGCGAGTTTTGCCGGACAATTCGCGTCGAAGCTCGGGGTGAAGGCGGATGATGTGTTGGAAGCCTATCGACGGGTGGTTGCCAGTGCCTATTCGTCCACGGCCATGTCCTATCGGCTCAACCGGGGTTTGCGTGACGATGCCGTTATCATGTGCGTGGCCTGCATGGAAATGATCAACGCCAAGGCGGGCGGAGTTGTCTATACCCGTTCACCCATGGGGCGGCATGACCGTCAGGTGCTGGTCAATGCGGTGCCCGGCCTGCCGAGCGCGGTGGTGGATGGATCGTCGTTGGTTGATTCATGGGTGGTTGACCGGGAATCCCTGACCATTCTGGATCGGCATATCGCGGTCAAGGATGTCTGTCATGGCGTGGCGACAAATGGTCGTATTATTCGGGAAAGATTGTCGGGCGAGAGAAGCGGTGCGCCATCTGTTGACGATACGTTCGTGAAAGAACTTGTGCAGCAGGCTCTCCGTATTGAACGGTATTTCACGCATCCGCAGGATATTGAGTGGGCGTTGGCGGACGATGGACGACTCGTCTTTCTGCAATGTCGTCCCTTGGCGGTTTGTGAACCACATGATGAGGTGCCGTCCGAAATGGAGCGGACTGAAGATGCTGGCGCCATTCTTTTTGACGCCTGTGATGTTGCCAGTCCCGGGGTGGCGGGAGGTCCGGTTTTCCCTGTGGCCGCTGATGAGGATATGTCCCAATTTCCTGACGGTGGGGTGGTGGTGTCGCGGAGTGCCCGACCGCAATTGTCCGTGCTCATGGCCCATGCCAGTGCCTTGGTGACAGACTACGGCAGTTCGGTGGGCCATCTCGCCAATGTCGCCCGGGAATTCGGTATCCCGTACCTGATCGCCGGTCCCGGTGCCTTTGAGCAATTGTCCGGGGTTGGGGTGGTCACGGTCAATGCGATGAACGGGACCATCTCTCTTGGATTGCGGCAATCCCAGCTAGACGCTGCCGTCACGACTGATTCGGTGGTTTTAGGTAATGATGTGCGGATGGCGTTGCAACGGGTTTTGCCATGTCTCGTGCCGTTGTCGCTGACTGACCCGGAGTCTCCGGATTTCGTGCCAGAAAATTGTGTCTCACTTCACGACATCACCCGATTTTGCCATGAAAAAGCGGTGAATGAGATGTTCATGGGCGGGGAACGTTTGACCTCCAATGCGCGAAAATTGGTCGGTAAAACTCCCACGCAGTACTGGCTTATCGACATTGGGGGCGGCACGGTTGAAACCGCTGACACCGCGCGGGTCACCCTGAATGACATTCGGTCCAACGCCATGCAGGCGGTGTGGCGCGGCATGACCGCTATCCCTTGGGACGGGCCTCCGCCGGTCGCGGCGGGTGGGCTGATGGCCGTCCTGTCCGAGGCGGCGAGTAATCCTGCCCTGACCCCGGGCATGGCAAATAGCATGGGAGAGCGGAATTATTTCATTGTCGGTCGGCAGTATTGCAATCTGCAATCCCGTTTCGGATTCCATTTTTGCACCATCGAAGGGTTTGCCGGAGACGATCCCACAGAGAATTATGCGCTGTTTCAATTCAAGGGCGGCGGCGCGGATATGGCGCGTCGGTCTCGGCGAACGGCCATGATCGGAACATTGTTGGAACGTCATGGATTTATTGTTGAGATTCGAGATGACGCTCTGTTCGCGCGTATCGAAGGTGTGGAGGCCGACGCCGTGGAGCAGGCACTTGTGGTGGCGGGATATCTTTTGGTGCACACGCGGCAGGTTGATATGGTCTGTGCCGATATCGCGTCCATTGATCGGTACAAGCAGAAATTTTCAACGGATATCAATGCCCTTTTGTCCGGGAAAATGACGGATATCCATGACTGGAGGTGTGGCGCATGA